Proteins found in one Carassius auratus strain Wakin chromosome 12, ASM336829v1, whole genome shotgun sequence genomic segment:
- the csdc2a gene encoding cold shock domain-containing protein C2a has translation MADSDSTSTSDRKPHCPHTPVPLSLPFLREGSNVSERKPPQTGEPLSPLPTKRTRTYSTSIRAKSGPVFKGICKNFSRSQGHGFIRPSHGGEDIFVHISDIEGEYVPMEGDEVTYKVCPVPPKNIKFQAVEVVITNLSSGRKHETWSGQVISS, from the exons ATGGCTGATTCAGACAGCACGTCTACATCTGATCGAAAGCCGCACTGCCCACATACACCTGTCCCACTTTCATTGCCTTTCCTGAGAGAGGGTAGTAATGTCTCAGAGAGGAAACCGCCCCAGACAGGGGAACCACTTAGTCCACTGCCAACCAAACGCACACGCACCTATTCAAC ATCCATAAGAGCCAAATCTGGACCTGTCTTCAAGGGCATTTGCAAGAACTTCTCAAGGTCACAAGGTCATGGATTCATTCGCCCCTCCCATGGAGGAGAAGACATATTTGTTCACATCTCAGA TATTGAGGGGGAATATGTGCCAATGGAAGGGGATGAGGTGACCTACAAAGTGTGCCCTGTTCCTCCCAAGAACATAAAGTTTCAAGCCGTTGAGGTGGTCATCACCAACCTGTCTTCCGGAAGGAAGCATGAGACCTGGTCTGGGCAAGTTATCAGCTCCTAG